DNA from Candidatus Woesearchaeota archaeon:
TGCGAAAGCCTTTTTATTTCCTTCTCACTATCCCTGGTTTTGTTCCTGAGTTCTGAATTATATTCTCTGATCAGGCTGTTCTCTTTTCTCATGCCTGCAAGCTGCTCATATAATTTAATGAAGTCTTTCTTGGTGAATTTTCTCTCCCTTATGGCTTTCTTCACTATTTTGGCTTCTTCATCCTTATCTTCGATCAGCTCAGCCGCTTTCCTGACAGGCATGCCGTCCCTTATGGCATACACGAAAAGCTCGTTAACAGCTTCCTGCTTCGAATTGCTGCGCGCATAAGACCTGATTCTGCTTAACAGGCTTCGATATTTATTAAATGCTAATATGGCGCTTGCCAGGGCATCCATCTCATGGGCATTGCTGTAGCTGAATCCCCTCACCATCCTCTTTTTCTCCCCTATGCCAAGGTCATGGCCCGCAGACACAATTCTGCTGCCCGTATTTACTGAAAATTTCCTGATAAGCTCCGGAACCTTTTCCTTGTCTGTTCCTACCGCAATCGGAATTCCCATGCTTATCACATCCCTAAGGATATCAGCTATGCCTAACTCCCTGCAAGAGTGCACTTTCTTAACATTGCCTTCCGCGTCAAGGACAGCATAGGCAGAAGTGGTGCCTGGGTCTATCCCGATGAAAAGGGTTTCTTTCATCATGGATTTTTAAAAAGAGTATTTCTTTTTTAAATTTATTACTTAATATAGAGTAACATAAAATTTATAAGTAACTACTCATTATACACTAGATTATGGAACTATTTAAGCTCTTGATATATCTGGCAAAAAAAGGAGCAACATACAAGGAGATAGAGCTTTCTACAATAAGAATAGCTGAAGATAACAGCGCATCACAGCAGACCATAAGCCGCAACTTGATTGGTTTGGAAAAAGACAGCCTGATAGAA
Protein-coding regions in this window:
- a CDS encoding DUF460 domain-containing protein, encoding MMKETLFIGIDPGTTSAYAVLDAEGNVKKVHSCRELGIADILRDVISMGIPIAVGTDKEKVPELIRKFSVNTGSRIVSAGHDLGIGEKKRMVRGFSYSNAHEMDALASAILAFNKYRSLLSRIRSYARSNSKQEAVNELFVYAIRDGMPVRKAAELIEDKDEEAKIVKKAIRERKFTKKDFIKLYEQLAGMRKENSLIREYNSELRNKTRDSEKEIKRLSQKHTRKKRLDSGKIDSLFRFKDKRINELNNEISEMRRENDRLEQEVSKLCLMLSGIGGKYLLKKLRNLGIGEFEAKRKIFGIKEGDLLLVEDANIYNEKVIGMIKGKVKAIICRRKPNKKTGKIKIAFLPADGLEIEENEHFAAVGREELDNRLQKKNILNNIIEDYKEGRK